A region of Neovison vison isolate M4711 chromosome 7, ASM_NN_V1, whole genome shotgun sequence DNA encodes the following proteins:
- the LOC122911249 gene encoding pyruvate dehydrogenase phosphatase regulatory subunit, mitochondrial-like has protein sequence MADYSNKLYHQLEQETGIQTEPLLSSLLRRMPDLETLEILKLVNCPETFTPDMRCIMGESPSVRGYFVLAGMNSAGLSFGGGAGRFSAEGRDSHASRCVHQAEDEPSQKASFKEKSAEALPQESTRSRQHKR, from the exons ATGGCAGACTATTCCAACAAGCTCTACCACCAGTTGGAGCAAGAAACGGGCATCCAGACAG AGCCCCTGCTGAGTTCCCTCCTGCGTCGCATGCCCGACCTGGAGACCCTGGAGATCCTGAAGTTGGTGAACTGCCCTGAGACCTTCACCCCGGATATGAGGTGCATCATGGGCGAGTCTCCTTCGGTGAGGGGCTACTTCGTCCTGGCGGGAATGAACTCTGCCGGCCTTTCGTTCggtggaggggctgggag GTTCTCAGCGGAGGGTAGAGACTCACATGCCAGCAGATGTGTCCATCAGGCAGAGGATGAACCGAGCCAGAAAGCAAG CTTCAAAGAGAAGAGCGCAGAGGCCCTCCCTCAAGAGAGCACAAGATCAAGACAGCACAAGAGGTGA